Genomic DNA from Desulfosoma caldarium:
CTCCATGTTGCGTTTGAAACCATGACGCGCAGCCTCTCGCGGGCACGAAACAGCGGATAGCTTCTTCGTGGAATACTATAACATGGGACCCAACAGCTGGGTCCTTAGCGGTCCACATCAAGGCCCCGACGCGCCGCAGGATGCTCGTATCATGAGCCTCATGCAGGGATCAAGGATGGATTGGGGTGGGAAAACTGTCGTGTTTCGGCAAGATCCATCGAAACGGCTAGGCGCGCACGGCCGGCCTTTTTCTCTTTTCACGCCGCCTTCGGTTCATCTGGTTCAGGTATTCCCGATCCAACAGGTGGCACTTGAAAGGCTTGATGACCTCGCTCACTTCCCACTTGGGCCGGTTCACGTCCTGAAGCAGTTCCTTGATGCTGCTCCAGGTCACCGGGCTGTAGAACTCACAAGACGCCCCCTCATTGAAAAATTCACAATGCTGCTGACTCACATACTTTTCGTATTTCTTGCAATACTTGATCTTCATAGCACCCTCCTGGGCTTCCTTCACAGCTTGTCTTTACGACGAAAACACTTTTTTATCACAAAGTAATCTTAAGCACAAACCGTGCCGAAGGCAACCGTACCGTGATGCTCTTTCATGCGGGGTGGATTTTCGAACCGGAATCGCCGCGTAAAGGGCGACATTTTCCTTTACAAGCCTCACGGGAACCGCTATAAGGTGCCCGCGTGTAGGCCAGTAGCTCGAACGGCTAGAGCACCGGACTCCAAATCCGGGGGTTGGGGGTTCGAATCCCTCCTGGCCTGCCAACGACATCAAGGGGGGTGCCGTCAGACGGGTGGACCCTCCGATGCATCACAGACTGCCTTTCCGATTCTTCATCCATCCCCAGCTAAACCTCAAGCGCAACTTCCTCCGTATCTGTCGTGTTTTCGAGCCAATAACATGGTCCAGGATGTCGCGTGGGTCACTGCCTTTTTGGTGTTGGTAAGTTAAGCCTACCTAATTTGTCGCATCCGGCGGTTCTCGTCTACGGGCTTGATTTAAAAAAGCTTCATGCGAATCAACTTGGCCGGGGTCGGGACATTCCACTGGACTCGGAACCCCGATGGCTCCAATGGCGCATGGGCGAGTGGAGAAAACGTTCTGGAAAGCCACTAGAACACGGAAAAACAAGGGCATCGAATTCGTCTGAACAAGGCACCGACCTATATCGACGGGCTGGACGATATTCTGGAAGGAGGGCTCCCGCGAGGGCGCACCACCGTGGTCCGGGGTGGCGCGGGATCGGGAAAGACCCTTTTGGGCCTGGAATTTTTGTACCGCGGCGCTTCGCACGGGGAACCGGGGATCTTTTTCGGCTTTGAGGAATTCACTCAACAGCTTCGAGAAAACGGCGCCGTTTCGCGCTGAGCACGGAAAAGCCTCAATCAGCAAAACCGGCTCGCGCTGCTAGACGAGCGCATCGAGCCGGAAACTGTCATCAGCGGAGACTTCAGCCTAAAGGGGCTGTTGACCATCGCTTGGGGGATGCAGTCAACAATGAACGCTCGACGCATCGTCATGGACGCCCTTGAACTGGCTCTGCGCCTCTTCGATACCCCGCAGACCATGCGCAACGAATAGCATGCCCTCGGCGCTGGTTTCAAACGGCGGGGCTTTCGGCCGTGTTCACCATTCGAAAACCCCGCAGAGGGTCTTCGGTCTGGGAGGCGATCTTTGATTCCCTGGCTGATTGCCTCTTGTGCATGGATGCCCGAGTGGACGCGCAGATCACCACGAGGCGACTTCGCGTCATCAAATACCGAGGATCCAATTTCGGCCGCAACGAGTATCCCTACACCATCGCGACCGGCGGCTTGCGCCCATTTCCACTGTGGGACTTCGACACAAGCCCATGGGACAGCGCAACCACCGATATGTCGCGCCTGGACGACGTGCTGGGCGGCGGGTATCGGCGCGGAGCGTGCATTCTTTTTGCCGGGTTGCCCGGGACCGGGAAGACCCTTTGGCAAGCACCTTTGTGGCTGAAGCCTGCGGCCGAAGCGAACGGGTTCTCTACATCGGGTTTGAAGAATCCGAGGCGGTGATGCTGGAGTATGCCCGCAGTGCTGGTCTGGAACTGAAAATGCAAAGCGATTCTTGTCGTTTGTCTTTTCTTGTGCACTATCCCGAGGCCATGGGGGCGGAAGAGCATGACGTTCCAGCCATGGAGCGCATTCAGGCGTTTTCGCCCGCCCACGTCGTGGTGGATGCCATTTCGGCTTGCGAGCGCATGGGCGGAAAGCAGGCTTCCTATGAATACCTCATGCGTTTGCTCAATGGGTGTGAGGAGCGGGGCATCACGGTGTTTTTGATCAACCAGCTTTCGGGGGCCATCGGCTATGTGGAAATTTCCGGCAACGAAATCTCCTCCATGGTCGATACCGTCCTCGTTCTTCACTACCAGCCATGCTCCGGCGAAACCAAGCGTGTCCTTCAGGTGTTCAAATCCAGAGGCTCCAAGGATTCCAGTGTGAAGCACCCATTCGTCATCACCGGCGCCAGAATTCGTCTTCTTGACCCCTATGTGGGCCAAGGCGATGGGCTCACCGGCACACTGCGACAGCGCCAGGAACTCAAAGACCGTCTGAAAGCACAACGCCTCGCCTTTGGTATTCAGTTGAAGGAACTGGAACTGGAGCGATTGCGCCTTGCTCAACATGTCGTCCACACCGGCAACTTCGCTCCATGGAGCCGGAGAAAGTCAGGAATAGGTTGTGACGCGGCACGCTCAAGATGTTCAAGACATTCAGACTCATAACCATAAGCCCAGGTATCGATTGCGCCTTTTCGTCGCCGGCGACGAGCCCAATTCGGTCAAGGCCAAGGCGATGCTGGCTCGGTTGTGCGACACGGTCCTACGCCACAACTGTCAGGTGATCGTGGTGGACGTTCTTCAAGATTATCAGGCGGCCATCGAGTATCACGTAATAGTCGTGCCAACTTTGATGGTGGAATGGCCGCCGCCTGTGCGAAGCATTCTCGGGTCTTTGACCGATGAGGACAAAGTGGTGGCCGCTCTGGGACTGCTCAAAGATGGAGGCGCGCCATGAGCGGGGACGGGCCTCTGGCGGATGTTCTGAGGGAGAGACTTGCCAGGGCGGAAGCGGCCCTGGAAGCCCTGCGGCGCGGCGAAGTGGACCTGGTCATCGGTGTAGATGCACCTTTAGTGGTGCGATTCCGTCATCTTGTGGAAGAAAATGAACGCCTGGCCAGGGAATGGCAGGCGACCTTTGACGCCCTCAACGACGCCGTCTGGATCATGGATGCCGATCAGCGCATTGTGCGTTGCAACAAGGCAGCGGAACACATCGTCACACAAGATGCCACAGCCGTGATCGGCCGCCCATGCTGGGAAATCCTCCACGGTCATTCAGAAATCTCTCCAGATTGCCCCATGCGTCGCCTGCGTCACACGCTGCAGCGGGAAAGTCGGGAAATGTGCCTCTCGGGCCGATGGTACCATGTGACGCTGGACCCGATTCTGGATGAGAATAAGGGCCTTGTTGGAGCCGTGCACGTCCTGCACGACATAACGGATCACAAGACCGCCCACGAGGAACGAATCAGACTTCAGGAACAACTCCAGCAGGCGCAAAAACTGGAGTCGGTCGGGCGATTGACGGGCGGTGTCGCCCACGATTTCAACAACTTGCTGATCATCATTTTAGGCTACGGCGACATGGTCCTCAGCAAGCTGCACCCTCAAGATCCCATGCGG
This window encodes:
- a CDS encoding ATPase domain-containing protein, yielding MDGLDDILEGGLPRGRTTVVRGGAGSGKTLLGLEFLYRGASHGEPGIFFGFEEFTQQLRENGAVSR
- a CDS encoding ATPase domain-containing protein translates to MHSFCRVARDREDPLASTFVAEACGRSERVLYIGFEESEAVMLEYARSAGLELKMQSDSCRLSFLVHYPEAMGAEEHDVPAMERIQAFSPAHVVVDAISACERMGGKQASYEYLMRLLNGCEERGITVFLINQLSGAIGYVEISGNEISSMVDTVLVLHYQPCSGETKRVLQVFKSRGSKDSSVKHPFVITGARIRLLDPYVGQGDGLTGTLRQRQELKDRLKAQRLAFGIQLKELELERLRLAQHVVHTGNFAPWSRRKSGIGCDAARSRCSRHSDS
- a CDS encoding circadian clock KaiB family protein; the protein is MTRHAQDVQDIQTHNHKPRYRLRLFVAGDEPNSVKAKAMLARLCDTVLRHNCQVIVVDVLQDYQAAIEYHVIVVPTLMVEWPPPVRSILGSLTDEDKVVAALGLLKDGGAP